Proteins co-encoded in one Gallus gallus isolate bGalGal1 chromosome 27, bGalGal1.mat.broiler.GRCg7b, whole genome shotgun sequence genomic window:
- the MPP2 gene encoding MAGUK p55 subfamily member 2 isoform X7: MLLSHIHSPFACLCSLYTAMLLLHTRVLRRGSGCRRHRWGLWYPDLDRRRAGGRALLPVAMSSGPGPGASLSAPSAPLGPQAMQQVLDNLLGLPSAPGAADLDLIFLRGIMESPIVRSLAKAHERLEETKLEAVRDNNVELVQEILHDIGHLVQQDSAAAELARILREPHFQSLLETHDSVASKSYETPPPSPVLDPTFNNQPVPPDAVRMVGIRKTAGENLVFVKCHFDYDPASDSLIPCKEAGLRFAAGDLLQIVNQDDPNWWQACHVEGGSAGLIPSQLLEEKRKAFVKRDLEVAPTSAGALCSSLSGKRKKRMMYLTTKNAEFDRHELLIYEEVARMPPFRRKTLVLIGAQGVGRRSLKNKLIMSDQARYGTTIPFMSQHCYHHHVLNGTPRVGWHWVLRVTLRADTSRKPKDSEKDGHGYHFVSRGEMEADIKAGHYLEHGEYEGNLYGTKIDSIRAVVNAGKMCILDVNPQAVKVLRTAEFVPYVVFIEAPSAETLRAMNRAALESGVAIKQLTEADARRTVEESSRIQHGYSHYFDLSLTNDNLEHTFGQLREAMENLRAEPQWVPVTWVY, from the exons ATGCTCCTTTCACATATCCATTCTCCTTTTGCATGCCTGTGCTCCCTTTACACGGCCATGCTCCTGTTGCACACCCGTGTGCTGCGGCGAGGCTCGGGGTGCAGAAGGCACCGGTGGGGGCTGTGGTACCCGGATCTGGACAGGAGGCGGGCAGGAGGCCGGGCTCTGCTGCCTGTAGCCATGAGCAGTGGCCCTGGCCCTGGGGCCTCGCTGTCTGCTCCTAGCGCCCCGCTGGGTCCCCAAG cCATGCAGCAAGTCCTCGACAACCTCCTGGGCCTCCCCAGCGCCCCGGGTGCTGCTGACCTTGACCTCATCTTCCTCCGCGGCATCATGGAGAGCCCAATAGTAAGGTCCTTGGCAAAG GCCCACGAGCGACTGGAGGAGACAAAGCTGGAGGCAGTGCGGGATAACAATGTGGAGCTGGTGCAGGAGATCCTGCATGACATTGGACACCTGGTGCAGCAGGACAGTGCAGCAGCCGAGCTGGCCCGCATCCTGCGTGAGCCTCACTTCCAG TCCCTACTGGAGACCCATGACTCAGTGGCCTCCAAGAGCTATGAGACACCCCCGCCCAGCCCTGTCCTGGATCCAACCTTCAACAACCAGCCTGTGCCCCCCGACGCCGTACGTATGGTGGGCATTCGCAAGACAGCCGGGGAGAACCTG GTCTTTGTGAAGTGCCACTTCGACTACGACCCAGCCTCTGATAGcctcattccctgcaaggagGCCGGGCTCCGCTTTGCCGCCGGAGACCTGCTGCAGATCGTCAACCAGGATGACCCCAACTGGTGGCAG GCATGCCATGTGGAGGGGGGCAGTGCAGGTCTTATCCCcagccagctgctggaggagaagcGAAAAGCCTTCGTAAAGCGAGACTTGGAGGTGGCCCCCACATCTG CAGGAGCCCTGTGCAGCAGCCTCagtgggaagaggaagaagaggatgaTGTACCTGACCACAAAGAATGCCG AGTTTGACCGCCATGAGCTGTTGATCTATGAGGAGGTGGCCCGCATGCCACCTTTCCGGAGGAAAACCCTAGTGCTTATCGGTGCCCAGGGCGTGGGGCGACGCAGCCTCAAGAACAAGCTCATCATGTCTGACCAAGCACGCTATGGCACCACCATCCCCT TTATGTCACAGCACTGTTACCATCACCATGTACTGAATGGAACCCCCAGGGTGGGCTGGCATTGGGTGCTCAGGGTGACATTGCGGGCAGACACGTCACGGAAGCCCAAGGACAGCGAGAAAGATGGGCATGGGTACCACTTCGTGTCACGGGGTGAGATGGAGGCAGACATCAAGGCAGGTCACTATCTGGAGCACGGCGAGTATGAGGGCAACCTCTACGGGACCAAGATTGACTCCATTCGTGCTGTGGTGAACGCTGGCAAGATGTGCATCCTGGATGTCAACCCACAG GCAGTGAAGGTGCTTAGGACAGCAGAATTCGTGCCCTATGTGGTGTTCATCGAAGCCCCCAGTGCTGAAACCCTGCGGGCCATGAACCGGGCAGCACTGGAGAGTGGCGTGGCTATCAAACAGCTCACG GAGGCTGATGCCCGGCGGACAGTAGAGGAGAGCAGTCGCATACAGCATGGCTACAGCCATTACTTTGACCTGAGTCTGACCAATGACAACCTGGAGCACACCTTTGGACAGCTGCGTGAGGCCATGGAGAACCTGCGTGCTGAGCCCCAGTGGGTGCCTGTCACCTGGGTCTATTAA
- the MPP2 gene encoding MAGUK p55 subfamily member 2 isoform X15, with protein MVGIRKTAGENLGVTFRVERGELVIARILHGGMVAQQGLLHVGDVIREVNGQEVGSDPRVLQDSLRHASGSVVLKILPSYQEPHPPRQVFVKCHFDYDPASDSLIPCKEAGLRFAAGDLLQIVNQDDPNWWQACHVEGGSAGLIPSQLLEEKRKAFVKRDLEVAPTSGALCSSLSGKRKKRMMYLTTKNAEFDRHELLIYEEVARMPPFRRKTLVLIGAQGVGRRSLKNKLIMSDQARYGTTIPYTSRKPKDSEKDGHGYHFVSRGEMEADIKAGHYLEHGEYEGNLYGTKIDSIRAVVNAGKMCILDVNPQAVKVLRTAEFVPYVVFIEAPSAETLRAMNRAALESGVAIKQLTEADARRTVEESSRIQHGYSHYFDLSLTNDNLEHTFGQLREAMENLRAEPQWVPVTWVY; from the exons ATGGTGGGCATTCGCAAGACAGCCGGGGAGAACCTG GGAGTGACGTTCCGGGTGGAGCGGGGGGAGCTGGTGATTGCCCGCATCCTGCATGGGGGCATGGTGGCCCAGCAGGGCCTGCTGCACGTAGGGGACGTCATCCGGGAGGTGAATGGGCAGGAGGTGGGCAGCGACCCACgggtgctgcaggacagcctgCGCCATGCCAGTGGTAGCGTCGTCCTCAAGATCCTGCCCAGCTACCAGGAGCCACACCCGCCCCGGCAG GTCTTTGTGAAGTGCCACTTCGACTACGACCCAGCCTCTGATAGcctcattccctgcaaggagGCCGGGCTCCGCTTTGCCGCCGGAGACCTGCTGCAGATCGTCAACCAGGATGACCCCAACTGGTGGCAG GCATGCCATGTGGAGGGGGGCAGTGCAGGTCTTATCCCcagccagctgctggaggagaagcGAAAAGCCTTCGTAAAGCGAGACTTGGAGGTGGCCCCCACATCTG GAGCCCTGTGCAGCAGCCTCagtgggaagaggaagaagaggatgaTGTACCTGACCACAAAGAATGCCG AGTTTGACCGCCATGAGCTGTTGATCTATGAGGAGGTGGCCCGCATGCCACCTTTCCGGAGGAAAACCCTAGTGCTTATCGGTGCCCAGGGCGTGGGGCGACGCAGCCTCAAGAACAAGCTCATCATGTCTGACCAAGCACGCTATGGCACCACCATCCCCT ACACGTCACGGAAGCCCAAGGACAGCGAGAAAGATGGGCATGGGTACCACTTCGTGTCACGGGGTGAGATGGAGGCAGACATCAAGGCAGGTCACTATCTGGAGCACGGCGAGTATGAGGGCAACCTCTACGGGACCAAGATTGACTCCATTCGTGCTGTGGTGAACGCTGGCAAGATGTGCATCCTGGATGTCAACCCACAG GCAGTGAAGGTGCTTAGGACAGCAGAATTCGTGCCCTATGTGGTGTTCATCGAAGCCCCCAGTGCTGAAACCCTGCGGGCCATGAACCGGGCAGCACTGGAGAGTGGCGTGGCTATCAAACAGCTCACG GAGGCTGATGCCCGGCGGACAGTAGAGGAGAGCAGTCGCATACAGCATGGCTACAGCCATTACTTTGACCTGAGTCTGACCAATGACAACCTGGAGCACACCTTTGGACAGCTGCGTGAGGCCATGGAGAACCTGCGTGCTGAGCCCCAGTGGGTGCCTGTCACCTGGGTCTATTAA
- the MPP2 gene encoding MAGUK p55 subfamily member 2 isoform X14: MQQVLDNLLGLPSAPGAADLDLIFLRGIMESPIAHERLEETKLEAVRDNNVELVQEILHDIGHLVQQDSAAAELARILREPHFQSLLETHDSVASKSYETPPPSPVLDPTFNNQPVPPDAVRMVGIRKTAGENLGVTFRVERGELVIARILHGGMVAQQGLLHVGDVIREVNGQEVGSDPRVLQDSLRHASGSVVLKILPSYQEPHPPRQVFVKCHFDYDPASDSLIPCKEAGLRFAAGDLLQIVNQDDPNWWQACHVEGGSAGLIPSQLLEEKRKAFVKRDLEVAPTSGALCSSLSGKRKKRMMYLTTKNAEFDRHELLIYEEVARMPPFRRKTLVLIGAQGVGRRSLKNKLIMSDQARYGTTIPYTSRKPKDSEKDGHGYHFVSRGEMEADIKAGHYLEHGEYEGNLYGTKIDSIRAVVNAGKMCILDVNPQAVKVLRTAEFVPYVVFIEAPSAETLRAMNRAALESGVAIKQLTEADARRTVEESSRIQHGYSHYFDLSLTNDNLEHTFGQLREAMENLRAEPQWVPVTWVY, from the exons ATGCAGCAAGTCCTCGACAACCTCCTGGGCCTCCCCAGCGCCCCGGGTGCTGCTGACCTTGACCTCATCTTCCTCCGCGGCATCATGGAGAGCCCAATA GCCCACGAGCGACTGGAGGAGACAAAGCTGGAGGCAGTGCGGGATAACAATGTGGAGCTGGTGCAGGAGATCCTGCATGACATTGGACACCTGGTGCAGCAGGACAGTGCAGCAGCCGAGCTGGCCCGCATCCTGCGTGAGCCTCACTTCCAG TCCCTACTGGAGACCCATGACTCAGTGGCCTCCAAGAGCTATGAGACACCCCCGCCCAGCCCTGTCCTGGATCCAACCTTCAACAACCAGCCTGTGCCCCCCGACGCCGTACGTATGGTGGGCATTCGCAAGACAGCCGGGGAGAACCTG GGAGTGACGTTCCGGGTGGAGCGGGGGGAGCTGGTGATTGCCCGCATCCTGCATGGGGGCATGGTGGCCCAGCAGGGCCTGCTGCACGTAGGGGACGTCATCCGGGAGGTGAATGGGCAGGAGGTGGGCAGCGACCCACgggtgctgcaggacagcctgCGCCATGCCAGTGGTAGCGTCGTCCTCAAGATCCTGCCCAGCTACCAGGAGCCACACCCGCCCCGGCAG GTCTTTGTGAAGTGCCACTTCGACTACGACCCAGCCTCTGATAGcctcattccctgcaaggagGCCGGGCTCCGCTTTGCCGCCGGAGACCTGCTGCAGATCGTCAACCAGGATGACCCCAACTGGTGGCAG GCATGCCATGTGGAGGGGGGCAGTGCAGGTCTTATCCCcagccagctgctggaggagaagcGAAAAGCCTTCGTAAAGCGAGACTTGGAGGTGGCCCCCACATCTG GAGCCCTGTGCAGCAGCCTCagtgggaagaggaagaagaggatgaTGTACCTGACCACAAAGAATGCCG AGTTTGACCGCCATGAGCTGTTGATCTATGAGGAGGTGGCCCGCATGCCACCTTTCCGGAGGAAAACCCTAGTGCTTATCGGTGCCCAGGGCGTGGGGCGACGCAGCCTCAAGAACAAGCTCATCATGTCTGACCAAGCACGCTATGGCACCACCATCCCCT ACACGTCACGGAAGCCCAAGGACAGCGAGAAAGATGGGCATGGGTACCACTTCGTGTCACGGGGTGAGATGGAGGCAGACATCAAGGCAGGTCACTATCTGGAGCACGGCGAGTATGAGGGCAACCTCTACGGGACCAAGATTGACTCCATTCGTGCTGTGGTGAACGCTGGCAAGATGTGCATCCTGGATGTCAACCCACAG GCAGTGAAGGTGCTTAGGACAGCAGAATTCGTGCCCTATGTGGTGTTCATCGAAGCCCCCAGTGCTGAAACCCTGCGGGCCATGAACCGGGCAGCACTGGAGAGTGGCGTGGCTATCAAACAGCTCACG GAGGCTGATGCCCGGCGGACAGTAGAGGAGAGCAGTCGCATACAGCATGGCTACAGCCATTACTTTGACCTGAGTCTGACCAATGACAACCTGGAGCACACCTTTGGACAGCTGCGTGAGGCCATGGAGAACCTGCGTGCTGAGCCCCAGTGGGTGCCTGTCACCTGGGTCTATTAA
- the MPP2 gene encoding MAGUK p55 subfamily member 2 isoform X11: MQQVLDNLLGLPSAPGAADLDLIFLRGIMESPIVRSLAKAHERLEETKLEAVRDNNVELVQEILHDIGHLVQQDSAAAELARILREPHFQSLLETHDSVASKSYETPPPSPVLDPTFNNQPVPPDAVRMVGIRKTAGENLGVTFRVERGELVIARILHGGMVAQQGLLHVGDVIREVNGQEVGSDPRVLQDSLRHASGSVVLKILPSYQEPHPPRQVFVKCHFDYDPASDSLIPCKEAGLRFAAGDLLQIVNQDDPNWWQACHVEGGSAGLIPSQLLEEKRKAFVKRDLEVAPTSAGALCSSLSGKRKKRMMYLTTKNAEFDRHELLIYEEVARMPPFRRKTLVLIGAQGVGRRSLKNKLIMSDQARYGTTIPYTSRKPKDSEKDGHGYHFVSRGEMEADIKAGHYLEHGEYEGNLYGTKIDSIRAVVNAGKMCILDVNPQAVKVLRTAEFVPYVVFIEAPSAETLRAMNRAALESGVAIKQLTEADARRTVEESSRIQHGYSHYFDLSLTNDNLEHTFGQLREAMENLRAEPQWVPVTWVY, from the exons ATGCAGCAAGTCCTCGACAACCTCCTGGGCCTCCCCAGCGCCCCGGGTGCTGCTGACCTTGACCTCATCTTCCTCCGCGGCATCATGGAGAGCCCAATAGTAAGGTCCTTGGCAAAG GCCCACGAGCGACTGGAGGAGACAAAGCTGGAGGCAGTGCGGGATAACAATGTGGAGCTGGTGCAGGAGATCCTGCATGACATTGGACACCTGGTGCAGCAGGACAGTGCAGCAGCCGAGCTGGCCCGCATCCTGCGTGAGCCTCACTTCCAG TCCCTACTGGAGACCCATGACTCAGTGGCCTCCAAGAGCTATGAGACACCCCCGCCCAGCCCTGTCCTGGATCCAACCTTCAACAACCAGCCTGTGCCCCCCGACGCCGTACGTATGGTGGGCATTCGCAAGACAGCCGGGGAGAACCTG GGAGTGACGTTCCGGGTGGAGCGGGGGGAGCTGGTGATTGCCCGCATCCTGCATGGGGGCATGGTGGCCCAGCAGGGCCTGCTGCACGTAGGGGACGTCATCCGGGAGGTGAATGGGCAGGAGGTGGGCAGCGACCCACgggtgctgcaggacagcctgCGCCATGCCAGTGGTAGCGTCGTCCTCAAGATCCTGCCCAGCTACCAGGAGCCACACCCGCCCCGGCAG GTCTTTGTGAAGTGCCACTTCGACTACGACCCAGCCTCTGATAGcctcattccctgcaaggagGCCGGGCTCCGCTTTGCCGCCGGAGACCTGCTGCAGATCGTCAACCAGGATGACCCCAACTGGTGGCAG GCATGCCATGTGGAGGGGGGCAGTGCAGGTCTTATCCCcagccagctgctggaggagaagcGAAAAGCCTTCGTAAAGCGAGACTTGGAGGTGGCCCCCACATCTG CAGGAGCCCTGTGCAGCAGCCTCagtgggaagaggaagaagaggatgaTGTACCTGACCACAAAGAATGCCG AGTTTGACCGCCATGAGCTGTTGATCTATGAGGAGGTGGCCCGCATGCCACCTTTCCGGAGGAAAACCCTAGTGCTTATCGGTGCCCAGGGCGTGGGGCGACGCAGCCTCAAGAACAAGCTCATCATGTCTGACCAAGCACGCTATGGCACCACCATCCCCT ACACGTCACGGAAGCCCAAGGACAGCGAGAAAGATGGGCATGGGTACCACTTCGTGTCACGGGGTGAGATGGAGGCAGACATCAAGGCAGGTCACTATCTGGAGCACGGCGAGTATGAGGGCAACCTCTACGGGACCAAGATTGACTCCATTCGTGCTGTGGTGAACGCTGGCAAGATGTGCATCCTGGATGTCAACCCACAG GCAGTGAAGGTGCTTAGGACAGCAGAATTCGTGCCCTATGTGGTGTTCATCGAAGCCCCCAGTGCTGAAACCCTGCGGGCCATGAACCGGGCAGCACTGGAGAGTGGCGTGGCTATCAAACAGCTCACG GAGGCTGATGCCCGGCGGACAGTAGAGGAGAGCAGTCGCATACAGCATGGCTACAGCCATTACTTTGACCTGAGTCTGACCAATGACAACCTGGAGCACACCTTTGGACAGCTGCGTGAGGCCATGGAGAACCTGCGTGCTGAGCCCCAGTGGGTGCCTGTCACCTGGGTCTATTAA
- the MPP2 gene encoding MAGUK p55 subfamily member 2 isoform X5: MLLSHIHSPFACLCSLYTAMLLLHTRVLRRGSGCRRHRWGLWYPDLDRRRAGGRALLPVAMSSGPGPGASLSAPSAPLGPQAMQQVLDNLLGLPSAPGAADLDLIFLRGIMESPIAHERLEETKLEAVRDNNVELVQEILHDIGHLVQQDSAAAELARILREPHFQSLLETHDSVASKSYETPPPSPVLDPTFNNQPVPPDAVRMVGIRKTAGENLGVTFRVERGELVIARILHGGMVAQQGLLHVGDVIREVNGQEVGSDPRVLQDSLRHASGSVVLKILPSYQEPHPPRQVFVKCHFDYDPASDSLIPCKEAGLRFAAGDLLQIVNQDDPNWWQACHVEGGSAGLIPSQLLEEKRKAFVKRDLEVAPTSAGALCSSLSGKRKKRMMYLTTKNAEFDRHELLIYEEVARMPPFRRKTLVLIGAQGVGRRSLKNKLIMSDQARYGTTIPYTSRKPKDSEKDGHGYHFVSRGEMEADIKAGHYLEHGEYEGNLYGTKIDSIRAVVNAGKMCILDVNPQAVKVLRTAEFVPYVVFIEAPSAETLRAMNRAALESGVAIKQLTEADARRTVEESSRIQHGYSHYFDLSLTNDNLEHTFGQLREAMENLRAEPQWVPVTWVY, encoded by the exons ATGCTCCTTTCACATATCCATTCTCCTTTTGCATGCCTGTGCTCCCTTTACACGGCCATGCTCCTGTTGCACACCCGTGTGCTGCGGCGAGGCTCGGGGTGCAGAAGGCACCGGTGGGGGCTGTGGTACCCGGATCTGGACAGGAGGCGGGCAGGAGGCCGGGCTCTGCTGCCTGTAGCCATGAGCAGTGGCCCTGGCCCTGGGGCCTCGCTGTCTGCTCCTAGCGCCCCGCTGGGTCCCCAAG cCATGCAGCAAGTCCTCGACAACCTCCTGGGCCTCCCCAGCGCCCCGGGTGCTGCTGACCTTGACCTCATCTTCCTCCGCGGCATCATGGAGAGCCCAATA GCCCACGAGCGACTGGAGGAGACAAAGCTGGAGGCAGTGCGGGATAACAATGTGGAGCTGGTGCAGGAGATCCTGCATGACATTGGACACCTGGTGCAGCAGGACAGTGCAGCAGCCGAGCTGGCCCGCATCCTGCGTGAGCCTCACTTCCAG TCCCTACTGGAGACCCATGACTCAGTGGCCTCCAAGAGCTATGAGACACCCCCGCCCAGCCCTGTCCTGGATCCAACCTTCAACAACCAGCCTGTGCCCCCCGACGCCGTACGTATGGTGGGCATTCGCAAGACAGCCGGGGAGAACCTG GGAGTGACGTTCCGGGTGGAGCGGGGGGAGCTGGTGATTGCCCGCATCCTGCATGGGGGCATGGTGGCCCAGCAGGGCCTGCTGCACGTAGGGGACGTCATCCGGGAGGTGAATGGGCAGGAGGTGGGCAGCGACCCACgggtgctgcaggacagcctgCGCCATGCCAGTGGTAGCGTCGTCCTCAAGATCCTGCCCAGCTACCAGGAGCCACACCCGCCCCGGCAG GTCTTTGTGAAGTGCCACTTCGACTACGACCCAGCCTCTGATAGcctcattccctgcaaggagGCCGGGCTCCGCTTTGCCGCCGGAGACCTGCTGCAGATCGTCAACCAGGATGACCCCAACTGGTGGCAG GCATGCCATGTGGAGGGGGGCAGTGCAGGTCTTATCCCcagccagctgctggaggagaagcGAAAAGCCTTCGTAAAGCGAGACTTGGAGGTGGCCCCCACATCTG CAGGAGCCCTGTGCAGCAGCCTCagtgggaagaggaagaagaggatgaTGTACCTGACCACAAAGAATGCCG AGTTTGACCGCCATGAGCTGTTGATCTATGAGGAGGTGGCCCGCATGCCACCTTTCCGGAGGAAAACCCTAGTGCTTATCGGTGCCCAGGGCGTGGGGCGACGCAGCCTCAAGAACAAGCTCATCATGTCTGACCAAGCACGCTATGGCACCACCATCCCCT ACACGTCACGGAAGCCCAAGGACAGCGAGAAAGATGGGCATGGGTACCACTTCGTGTCACGGGGTGAGATGGAGGCAGACATCAAGGCAGGTCACTATCTGGAGCACGGCGAGTATGAGGGCAACCTCTACGGGACCAAGATTGACTCCATTCGTGCTGTGGTGAACGCTGGCAAGATGTGCATCCTGGATGTCAACCCACAG GCAGTGAAGGTGCTTAGGACAGCAGAATTCGTGCCCTATGTGGTGTTCATCGAAGCCCCCAGTGCTGAAACCCTGCGGGCCATGAACCGGGCAGCACTGGAGAGTGGCGTGGCTATCAAACAGCTCACG GAGGCTGATGCCCGGCGGACAGTAGAGGAGAGCAGTCGCATACAGCATGGCTACAGCCATTACTTTGACCTGAGTCTGACCAATGACAACCTGGAGCACACCTTTGGACAGCTGCGTGAGGCCATGGAGAACCTGCGTGCTGAGCCCCAGTGGGTGCCTGTCACCTGGGTCTATTAA
- the MPP2 gene encoding MAGUK p55 subfamily member 2 isoform X20, whose translation MLLSHIHSPFACLCSLYTAMLLLHTRVLRRGSGCRRHRWGLWYPDLDRRRAGGRALLPVAMSSGPGPGASLSAPSAPLGPQAMQQVLDNLLGLPSAPGAADLDLIFLRGIMESPIVRSLAKAHERLEETKLEAVRDNNVELVQEILHDIGHLVQQDSAAAELARILREPHFQSLLETHDSVASKSYETPPPSPVLDPTFNNQPVPPDAVRMVGIRKTAGENLGVTFRVERGELVIARILHGGMVAQQGLLHVGDVIREVNGQEVGSDPRVLQDSLRHASGSVVLKILPSYQEPHPPRQRDLSAVSPTLHISCVLSPREEQRSTVSKSFGTAPPGTVCPQARCCCLCAHFLPSQGLDTAVAYTCTRVPLQLHYAWVQGCVFVKCHFDYDPASDSLIPCKEAGLRFAAGDLLQIVNQDDPNWWQACHVEGGSAGLIPSQLLEEKRKAFVKRDLEVAPTSAGALCSSLSGKRKKRMMYLTTKNAEFDRHELLIYEEVARMPPFRRKTLVLIGAQGVGRRSLKNKLIMSDQARYGTTIPYTSRKPKDSEKDGHGYHFVSRGEMEADIKAGHYLEHGEYEGNLYGTKIDSIRAVVNAGKMCILDVNPQAVKVLRTAEFVPYVVFIEAPSAETLRAMNRAALESGVAIKQLTEADARRTVEESSRIQHGYSHYFDLSLTNDNLEHTFGQLREAMENLRAEPQWVPVTWVY comes from the exons ATGCTCCTTTCACATATCCATTCTCCTTTTGCATGCCTGTGCTCCCTTTACACGGCCATGCTCCTGTTGCACACCCGTGTGCTGCGGCGAGGCTCGGGGTGCAGAAGGCACCGGTGGGGGCTGTGGTACCCGGATCTGGACAGGAGGCGGGCAGGAGGCCGGGCTCTGCTGCCTGTAGCCATGAGCAGTGGCCCTGGCCCTGGGGCCTCGCTGTCTGCTCCTAGCGCCCCGCTGGGTCCCCAAG cCATGCAGCAAGTCCTCGACAACCTCCTGGGCCTCCCCAGCGCCCCGGGTGCTGCTGACCTTGACCTCATCTTCCTCCGCGGCATCATGGAGAGCCCAATAGTAAGGTCCTTGGCAAAG GCCCACGAGCGACTGGAGGAGACAAAGCTGGAGGCAGTGCGGGATAACAATGTGGAGCTGGTGCAGGAGATCCTGCATGACATTGGACACCTGGTGCAGCAGGACAGTGCAGCAGCCGAGCTGGCCCGCATCCTGCGTGAGCCTCACTTCCAG TCCCTACTGGAGACCCATGACTCAGTGGCCTCCAAGAGCTATGAGACACCCCCGCCCAGCCCTGTCCTGGATCCAACCTTCAACAACCAGCCTGTGCCCCCCGACGCCGTACGTATGGTGGGCATTCGCAAGACAGCCGGGGAGAACCTG GGAGTGACGTTCCGGGTGGAGCGGGGGGAGCTGGTGATTGCCCGCATCCTGCATGGGGGCATGGTGGCCCAGCAGGGCCTGCTGCACGTAGGGGACGTCATCCGGGAGGTGAATGGGCAGGAGGTGGGCAGCGACCCACgggtgctgcaggacagcctgCGCCATGCCAGTGGTAGCGTCGTCCTCAAGATCCTGCCCAGCTACCAGGAGCCACACCCGCCCCGGCAG CGGGACTTGAGTGCTGTGTCCCCTACCCTGCACATCAGCTGCGTGCTGTCACCCAGAGAGGAACAAAGAAGCACTGTCAGCAAGTCCTTTGGCACAGCACCGCCTGGCACAGTGTGTCCCCAGgcacgctgctgctgcctgtgtgcaCACTTCCTGCCCAGCCAGGGATTGGACACTGCTGTTGCATACACATGCACACGTGTGCCATTGCAGCTGCACTATGCCtgggtgcagggctgt GTCTTTGTGAAGTGCCACTTCGACTACGACCCAGCCTCTGATAGcctcattccctgcaaggagGCCGGGCTCCGCTTTGCCGCCGGAGACCTGCTGCAGATCGTCAACCAGGATGACCCCAACTGGTGGCAG GCATGCCATGTGGAGGGGGGCAGTGCAGGTCTTATCCCcagccagctgctggaggagaagcGAAAAGCCTTCGTAAAGCGAGACTTGGAGGTGGCCCCCACATCTG CAGGAGCCCTGTGCAGCAGCCTCagtgggaagaggaagaagaggatgaTGTACCTGACCACAAAGAATGCCG AGTTTGACCGCCATGAGCTGTTGATCTATGAGGAGGTGGCCCGCATGCCACCTTTCCGGAGGAAAACCCTAGTGCTTATCGGTGCCCAGGGCGTGGGGCGACGCAGCCTCAAGAACAAGCTCATCATGTCTGACCAAGCACGCTATGGCACCACCATCCCCT ACACGTCACGGAAGCCCAAGGACAGCGAGAAAGATGGGCATGGGTACCACTTCGTGTCACGGGGTGAGATGGAGGCAGACATCAAGGCAGGTCACTATCTGGAGCACGGCGAGTATGAGGGCAACCTCTACGGGACCAAGATTGACTCCATTCGTGCTGTGGTGAACGCTGGCAAGATGTGCATCCTGGATGTCAACCCACAG GCAGTGAAGGTGCTTAGGACAGCAGAATTCGTGCCCTATGTGGTGTTCATCGAAGCCCCCAGTGCTGAAACCCTGCGGGCCATGAACCGGGCAGCACTGGAGAGTGGCGTGGCTATCAAACAGCTCACG GAGGCTGATGCCCGGCGGACAGTAGAGGAGAGCAGTCGCATACAGCATGGCTACAGCCATTACTTTGACCTGAGTCTGACCAATGACAACCTGGAGCACACCTTTGGACAGCTGCGTGAGGCCATGGAGAACCTGCGTGCTGAGCCCCAGTGGGTGCCTGTCACCTGGGTCTATTAA